In Nyctibius grandis isolate bNycGra1 chromosome 8, bNycGra1.pri, whole genome shotgun sequence, a single window of DNA contains:
- the FAM43A gene encoding protein FAM43A: MLPWKRSKVELVAGEARRQSKPKGYAVSVPYSALTSLARACPESALHRVGSMFRSKRRKFRVTSEDPTYTVLYLGNATTIQSKGEGCTDLAVCKIWSKSEAGRQGTKMKLTISAQGIRMAHAEDKGLRRPGHLYLLHRVTYCVADPRLPRVFAWIYRHELKHKAVMLRCHAVLVSKPEKAKAMALLLYQTSATALAEFRRLKKRDDARHQQQQLVGEQSIPLVPLRKLLNGQCCYKPPVERSRSAPKLGSITEDLLGEEQEERAMHCDCEDILEALGEPEGELLRAGAGRGEGPELGQLLRDLGELSLGNDLRSLRADLRVRRLLSGESTGSESSLESNGPDGAAPPCNGAEQPPPGDPETG, encoded by the coding sequence ATGCTGCCCTGGAAGCGGAGCAAGGTGGAGCTGGTGGCGGGCGAGGCGCGGCGGCAGAGCAAGCCCAAGGGGTACGCGGTGAGCGTGCCCTACTCGGCGCTCACCTCGCTGGCCCGCGCGTGCCCCGAGAGCGCCCTGCACCGCGTGGGCAGCATGTTCCGCTCCAAGCGGCGGAAATTCCGCGTCACCAGCGAGGACCCCACGTACACTGTGCTCTACCTGGGCAACGCCACCACCATCCAGTCCAAGGGCGAGGGCTGCACCGACCTGGCCGTCTGCAAGATCTGGAGCAAGAGCGAGGCGGGGCGGCAGGGCACCAAGATGAAGCTGACCATCAGCGCGCAGGGCATCCGCATGGCCCACGCCGAGGACAAGGGGCTGCGCCGGCCCGGCCACCTCTACCTGCTGCACCGGGTCACCTACTGCGTGGCCGACCCGCGCCTGCCGCGCGTCTTCGCCTGGATCTACCGCCACGAGCTGAAGCACAAGGCGGTGATGCTGCGCTGCCACGCCGTGCTGGTCTCCAAGCCCGAGAAGGCGAAGGCCATGGCCCTGCTGCTCTACCAGACGTCGGCCACGGCCCTGGCCGAGTTCCGGCGACTGAAGAAGCGGGACGACGCgcggcaccagcagcagcagctggtgggcGAGCAGAGCATCCCGCTGGTGCCGCTGCGCAAGCTGCTCAACGGGCAGTGCTGCTACAAGCCGCCGGTGGAGCGGAGCCGCAGCGCGCCCAAGCTGGGCTCCATCACGGAGGACCTGCTGGgcgaggagcaggaggagcggGCCATGCACTGCGACTGCGAGGACATCCTAGAGGCCCTGGGCGAGCCCGAGGGCGAGCTGCTGCGCGCCGGCGCCGGTCGCGGCGAGGGCCCGGAGCTGGGCCAGCTCCTCCGCGACCTGGGCGAGCTCAGCCTGGGCAACGACCTGCGCTCGCTGCGCGCCGACCTCCGCGTCCGCCGGCTGCTCTCCGGCGAGAGTACGGGCAGCGAGTCCTCCCTAGAGAGCAACGGCCCGGACGGCGCCGCCCCGCCCTGCAACGGCGCCGAGCAGCCGCCCCCCGGCGACCCCGAGACCGGCTGA